Below is a window of Bos javanicus breed banteng chromosome 6, ARS-OSU_banteng_1.0, whole genome shotgun sequence DNA.
AGATTGTGAACAAGCTTTCCTGAGGGCAGGACAAGGGTCTGGGTCTCTAGGGGCCCTGGCTTTGCTTCCCCAGTTGCAGTCCCCACTCTGTACTAGATGGATCTGTTGACACTGTTGTTCCCTCCCTGGAGTATGAACCCCAAAAGGCAGGGACTCACACAGCTTTGGGTACCAGTACACAACAGAGTGAGCACCCACTAAGCATTTATTGAAAGCAGGCTGGAgggcagacaggcaggcaggcaagcTGCCTTTTCCAATGTGGGCTTttctggggtggggagcagggagctTCTATTTCTGGAAAGAACTGCTGTGATTGAGGAAAGATCATggcaaaagaaggagaaaaagggcACTGGGGAAGCAAAAGTGGTTCCTCCACACTACTCATTCTTTTAAAGGACTCCTCCATAACTTTAATAAGGAAGCGAGAACAGGATGAGTGGGACTACGGGCAGGGCACTGGGTTAGCCTCACctccccatgttacagatgatGAAACGGAGGCACAGGCACATCCTTAGGAAGTGCACGGCTTGGACTCTGCAGCCTGAGTGGGTAACTGCTACCCCGCCTGCGTCTCATCTCTCACAGGTGTGGAAGCACGGTCCTGGAGAAAACATTATGCATTTTTGCAGGATGTCCATTTTCTTCTTAGACATCCAGCAAGAGCTGAGGAAATCAGGGGACAGCAAAGGGCGTCTTAAGAAAGAGACCATTGTACACCTCTCCAAACAAGCTATTTTCTGTCTACTTTTTATTCCCCTGCTGTGCCCTGAAGGTCACTTGCTACGTCTGCACAACTCAGTGAAGTCACGAAAAGGAATACTTGGCCAGGGAAtgcggggctggggagggactGCGGGGAGGGGACAGAGCTGGGGGAGGTGAGGCAATTTCACAACAAGGACTGCCTGGCCAGCTTCCCTGCCTAAACCAGCCCAATGACCTTCTTTCCTCTCAGTGACCACTCCCCCAGAGGCTGCCCTGCTCAGTCACAAACAGCCCGGGAGTTGCCCGCATTCCTGTGACCAGCTGGTGAGGTGCTGCTCCTCGGGTCCCAGGTGAGATAGCGCTCTTTGAAGAGCTGGAAAGGTGGGTGTGAAGTCGAGGTTCATTTCACTCTTCTCAGAGTATGCTTACTGAGTCTGAAACTGGGGCAGGGCATCCAGCCTCTTCTAGGAAAAGGATTTGAACATTTTCATGGGAGAAAACGCACTTCTTGACAGAGTCCAGCTGCtctgaaggggaggaggagggcggtGGTGAGAGGGCTGAGGAAGGCAATGGGCGGAGGCAGGAAGTGACTGTTTGGGGATCTGTTAATGCTCTTCAAGAGGACCTCAGCATCCTCTGGGTTAGAGAAAAGAGAGATGTGGAGTGAGGAAGGTAGATGTTTCTGGATGTTGCCTGGTGTGGGTGGCGAGGAAAAGCCATCTGCTTAGGAGAGGCACAAAGGGAGGACCCCGCAGGCTCAGACTCACAGCCGGGACCCTGTCTCATAGGGCACCCAGGCATTAGAAGACCCTGGAGTCTTTGAGGGGGTGGGGAGTAAACAGTTTTCTCAAACCCAAACCCAGGAAGGAGGCACCAGCTTGGTAGCTTGCTCTGTTCCCTGATAACTTTGTTCTCCCCTCCGGAACAAGCAAGCCCTTCTGAAACCACTTGGTCATCTACAGCTCAAACTGAGAGACTGAGAAGGGTGAGCCTTCTGCGAGCTGAACTGGAGGGCTCGAAGTGAAAAGCTTAAGACCCAAGGAGTTTTACCTGGGGTTTAAGAAGAATTCTCTTTTatttaagagggcttccctggtggctcagaaagtaaagaatccacctgcaatgcaggagactcaggttcgatccctgggtagggaagatgccctggagaagggaaaggcaacccactccagtattcttcccaggagagttccatggacaggggagcctggtggcctatagcccatggacttgcaaagagttggacacgactaagtgacacgcacacacacacacacgcacacacattctctctctctttttaagacaaaAACATCTCCTTCAAGTGTTAATTATGACCCAAGCATTTTTGGAAAAGAAAGCTTTGTGGACATGTCCAAAACAACCTGTTTTTGCTGTATGCTTTCAGTGAAAAACCTTTCAGTTGGCAGAGCCCTCCTGAGGGGTAGGACCAGCTCAAAAAGACAGGGGTGGTCGGTAGTGATGGAGAGCTTGAGGCCAAGATGTGGCCTCAGGGATAGTCCTCTATTCCCACCCCGGATCCCTGGGGCTTTATCATAGTAACCAGGCCATGTCAGAAGTGCTTCCCTTGATGTCACTTTCTGGACCTCTCCTCCTACCTGTCACTCCTTCTTGGAGCCTTTCCTGgccacctcctcctcccacaGCTTCAATAGCACCTTTCAGTGGATAGTCCTGAAATCCTTATCAGCAGTTTTTCTCTGATAGCTAAGAGCTGCCACTTACTGGGAATGTTTTATGTACCAGGCTCTGGGTTAATTGCCTCTGATGAGAGCTATACAGTGTGGTGCCTAAACCCTGGGCTTGGGGCAGACCACACCCCTTCACATCCTGCCTCAGCTATTATTGAATGtgtaactctgggagatagtggaggaccgaggagcctggtgtgctacagtttatggggtcacaaagagttggacatgacttagttgtCTGTACAACATTCAcctttttgtgcctcagtttctctgtgcTCTAGAATGGGGGTAACAGTACAACCACCCCAGAGGGTTCTTGGGAGGCTACATGAATTAACATTTGCAAAGTGTTTTTAATAGTGCCTGTATGtgtgttcagtaaatgttagcgATTCTAATTGTGTCTTTCAAGCATTACAGCAAGTCTCTAAGGTAAGTATGATTATCTCTATTTGCATATAAGAAAACAGAAGGTTCAGAGAGGAGGGTGAGCCCAACTAGACTCTGCAGTCCAGCACTTTCTCTGGTACTCTGTAACAAAAATAACAAGTATGCTAACTCTAAGGGAGTAAGTAAAGTGGCAGTGTCAGGCTTCAGATCCAGGGAGTTCTGGAATCCATGATTTTAATCACCATACTAGATTGTCTTTCTGTAATGATTATGGAAGGAATAAACACTCAATCCcagattttaactttaaaatggcATCTGCTTTGAGGTTGGAGAAGGCCTTTGACAATGCAGTTGACGCTCAAACCAGCTCTTTAGAGGCAGCATTGATCCCTGTGGGCAggcttaaaaatgtgaaaatggcCTGTCATCTCgtatctcatttaaccttcctAGTGATCCTTGGTGGTCTTACAGCCTTGTCTTATAGCTAAGGCAGAGTCAGAAATTTCCCCCACAATACTGCAGTTAGTATATGTGTCTTGCTTTAAAATTCCTGGTTGGGTACCAgagctataaataaaataaaacaaaattaaacaactcatgcccactgaatcAGACTCTCTTAGGGTGTAGCCTGGGCATCTGAATTTTAAGATTCAGAATCTGATGTGTAGCCAACAAACACCGAGAACCCCTTCCACTGACACTGCCTCTTCCAAGGGCCAGAACTCCCATTTACAGCCATCTGCCCAACATCCCACCTGGGATCTTACCCTTAGCAAGCTTGGGCGAAACTTGCCCTCTCTCCTGTCTTCTCAGGGCCTGGTACACCATCCATCATCCAGTCTCCCCTGCTGGGAACAGTCATCTCCAGCTCCTCTTCTCCACTGCCAGTGGTACCCAAACCGTGAAACCGTTTGAAGCACTCCTGAAACCGTGTTGCCTCCACTTTGGTAATAGCCTTCATCATTTTTGGtttggattgctgctgctgcccccTAATTCATCACCCTCTGCCTGTCTCCATTTCTCCCTGAGGTCTTCCCATCccttctcctctgtcctctccatTCCCGAAGTCTAGCCCACATCCTTTCTCCTGCCAGACTAAAAACTATCTCAAAACTCACTTTTCTGCTTAAAAACTTCTACCAGCACTAGCCTCCTGGTTAATAACCACGCACTTTAGCAGAGCAAacccagcccctccctccttGGCCCAAAGCTCCCTCTTCAGCCTCTACTCCTCCCTGGTGGCACAGGCTGTGTCCCAACCACACTAAATTTCCCCCATGCCCCATACAAACTGTGTCCCTTCACAGTCTGTGAACGCTCATGTTGTGCCTCCTGCCTGAAATGGGCTTCTGACCTGGCTTGGCTGAAAAGCTTCTACTTGTCCTGTGGGACCTTCAGAagtcacctcctctgggaagccctcctggagTCCCCCATGGAGACGCACATTGCTTATTCTGGCCTTGCCCTGCACAAAGCTCCATCTTCAATCAGAGGATAGCATTGGAATGATCTGATGACACATCTGTCTCTCAATGAACTCCTCATCCCACATTCACATGGAATGTGAATTCACATATTAAATGTCTCCTACTGCCAGATGCAGGCCCAGATGCTGGGGATACAGATGAATAAGACTGAGTTTCTGGCTTCAAGTCTACAGAACATGGCAGAGAGGAGGGGATGGGCCACTTCAGAGAGCACATAGCAAGTGCAAGAAGCAGCGGCAGCAAGCCTTATGCTGCCAGTCTAAGAGGATGCAGAAAAAGAGTGGCAGGAGATGAGGGGGCAGAGATGCTGAGAAGAAGGAGATCTGGAAGGGCCACAAGAGCCTCCCTCAGGTAGCCTGAGACAACCCCTGTTGTGCTTAGTggctcttttgtgtctgactcttcatgaccccatggactgtagcccaccaggctcctctgtccatggggtttctccaggcaagagtactgagtgggttgccatgccctccttcaggggatcttcccaacccatggatggaacccaaaggtctcccacattgcaggcgaattctttacagtctgagccaccagggaagcccacccctaGGCCAATGTCCCGGACTCACATTGCTATGGAGATGGTAGTTGGGAGGATCACGATAAGACTTGtggctcagaaagatccctgTGAATTTCTTGAGATTATTCCTCATCCATCTTTACAACGGCAGCACCTAGCCCAGTTTCAGGAATACAGCAGGCCCTGGAGAGACAGGggccaaaataacaaaaaaagcaCGCTGGGCAAGAAAGCCCCTCACAGCAGGAAGGGTCTGGAGTCAAGGACCCCGGAGGGTCTGGGATTCCAGGTTTGCAGCGACTAAGCCTCAttccgcccccaccccctgggGGTGCCCGCAGGTGCTCGACTCTGGCCATGCTGGCGCTGCTCTGTGCCTCTGTGGTCCTGGTGGCCTATGCCTCGGCCGACCAGATCCAGCAGCAGATGGGCTCCAACACGGAGGAGCAGATCCGCGACACGCACGCCAAGGTGACGGAGATCTGGCAGGAGATGATGCAGCGGCAGGCGGCGGCCATCGACCCGGACGCGGCGCTCCATGCCGTCTGCCGGGTGCTGCCGTCGGCCACGCTGGAGGCGGAGCAGCCCCGGGTCAGCGGCCTCGTGCTCTTCCGGCAGCTCCGGCCTGGCGCCCTGCTGGAGGCCTTCTTCCACCTTGAGGGCTTCCCGAACGAGCCCAACGGCACAAGCCGTGCCATCCACGTGCACCAGTTTGGGGACCTGAGCCAGGGCTGCGACTCCACCGGGCCGCACTACAACCCGATGTCCGTGCCGCACCCGCAGCACCCGGGCGACTTCGGCAACTTCGCCGTGCGCGATGGCCAGGTCTGGAAGTACCGCTCCGGCCTGGCTGCCTCGCTCACCGGCCCGCATTCGATCGCGGGCCGTGCTGTGGTGGTCCACGCGGGCGAGGACGACATGGGCCGCGGCGGCAATCAGGCCAGTCTGGAGAACGGTAACGCCGGCCGCCGGCTTGCCTGCTGCGTGGTGGGTCTGTGTGGCCCCGGGCCCTGGGCACGCCAAACGCAGGAGCACGCGGAGCGCAAGAAGCGGCGGCGCGAGAGCGAGTGTAAGGCCGTCTGAGCGCTCCACCTAGGTGGCCCTGAGCTCCGACCGCGCGCCGCAGACCCCTTCTATGCGCTCTGGGAGCCTTTCCATGCCCCGACTCCCCTCTAAGTGCCCCTAGACCGCTCCCCGCCCGGACTTCTCTCCAGGCTCCCGAGATCCCCTCTGTGTGCCTCAGCgccgcaccccccccccctcACAACGTACCCCAGTATCCCTGAACGCTGTGACATTTCTCCCAAGGACCCCAGACCTTTCTATACCCTGACATTCCTCCAAGCACCCAAGATGCTCTCTATGTGACCCAGGACCCCTTCTACGCATCCTGGGGAACCCTGGGACCCCTCAACATCCTGACGCCTCTTCAAGGCCCACGATCCCCTCCTTGAGACCCCAAGCCGCCTACCCGCTCACcttgatttttctccttcccctcccgGAGACACTCTGTACTCTGCAGTACCACTTCTGCCATGGCTAGGATCTAACTGAAAATCCCCTTCACTTTGAGGTCCTCAACCGTGTATATTGAGACACCCCCCTTTCATCCTGAGGGCACCCCGAGCTCTGAGGAACCCCCAGAGATACCGAAGTAAACGCATGAACCCTGAGGGTCTTCCAGACTCTCTGAGGTCCCTTTCCACCTTGACACCCACATCTTTACCTTGTGAGCCCTGAGATCCCTCTATGCCCTAATCACCCACCTACCCCCATCTCCTATGGGCTCCTTCTAGGCATTCTGAGACCCCTCCAGAATTTGCCTACCACCActcccccacctctgcccccGTAGTTTGTGCAGCCTGCACTTAGGTGCCTCTTCCAGGTGTCTCCAGgtattccccccccccccccccacgccACCTCCACCCCCCACTCCCTCAAGAAAGCAGCTCCTTTGGGGGTTGTTTGACAATATTTGCATTGCACATTAAAAACTCAGCAAATCAGTACTTCATGGGGGCCTtggttacttttttcttttttgatgcttCTTCCTGGCTCAGCTATTTTTGAGGAATGGTAAAGACGTTTCCCAAATCCCTGTAggacttctctttcttccctacATAGCTCCTCTGCAAAATTTAATCACCTATTGATCCTTATGCATTTGGGTGGAGCTCGCAAGAGGGAGGAAACCAAGATCACTTAGGGAAgtggcaaaataaacaaaaaaacagcttCCTGGGCTACATCCCAGAGCTGTAGAGTTCAAAGGCAGAGGAGGAAATGTATTTCAAACAACCTTCCCAgtgattctgggcttccctggtggctcaaacagtaaagagtctgcctccaatgcaggagacgtgggttcaagccctgggttgggaagatccccctggagaaggaatggctacccgctccagtattcttgcctggagaatccccgtggacagaggagcctggtgggctacagtccgtagagttGCAGggactgacatgactgagcgactagcactttcactcCCAGTGATCCTGGTGCTGGAGCCACTGGCCTGGCATGAGGGGTGCACCAACTTGCTGGGCTCTGTGGACTTTCACAGCTGCCTCTGTGTGAAGCCTGAGGTCCATTTTCCAGATGGCGGAGACAGGGCCACTGCGGCAGTGTCACTGGGCAAGTTGCAGGGAAGTTGGTGTTGGTATCTGAAGTTGTCAGCCTTCTCCACAACCAGGACAATGctcttcttgactttttttttttttggccatgccatatggcatgtggaatcttagttccatgaccaaggatcaaaccctggccccctgctttggaagtgtggagtcaatcactgggccactagggaagtccctcttcttaACTTCTTGATTACAAAAACAGCTGGAAGCAGTGGGGTCCAAAGGTAGGTTGGTCTTGATCAAGGGTTGATGGGGGAACGATTCTGCCTCTGCTCTTGAAAATTATAATCTACACACAGACTAGATCAGTCCTGTgtattcactttcatttattaatgAAAGTATATTAACTTTTTAGCTTCCTGGGATAGACCCACTTCCTAGCTGTGAGTTTTCCACCCTGGTTCTTTATAGGCAGCTTCTGTTTCTCTCAGACTCTTGAGGCAGTGAGAGTCAAACAGAACTTTAGCCAAAAACTCATCCCCAGTGGTTATTTTTACCTCTTACTAGGACTGACTTGTTATTTAAAAACCATTCCTTGAACCCAAGTGACAACTGGGAAGAAAGACTATTGCCTGGTGAATTTGCTCCACCAACTGGTTCTCACTGGTTTTGAAACTGAATAGGACTCTGCAAGGCCTTCCCAGGGACAGACTCCTTGTGTTCCCATCCCCACATCCCCCAGTCTGTAGAAGAACTCTAGCCTGCTGGGCCTTCCCTGAGTTCTAGAGAGCAAAtggaatcagagaagtgagaaaatacagaaataaaggaaaaccacCAAGCAAGACAAAGTAAATGTTCAGTTATCAAATacttataaatgtaaaatagttatattttgttatatttaaataaatgtttagttATAAaacagtcaaggacctttagttcctcctcaagggctatagagaACGTAAGCCATATCCTTGAGCCATTTGGCAGATACTAAACCCCCTACCAGGTGAAAGAGGTTCATGGCGTGGCGACAAccatgtagaccccagaccagttggaaccagaaggttgatgactGAGATTCCTGAAAGATCACTTTGTCTTCATCACCAGCCAACCAGAAGGATGTTCTTGAGTGGCTCATGCACCCTGTGACCTTCTCCTTCATCTTAAGAAACCCTTCACTGAAAACCATCAGGGAGTTTGAATCTTTTCAATGAGCTGTCCATTCTCGCTTGGCCCCACATTGGGTGCCCTTTCCATCACCACAGCCCGGTGTAAGTAGGTTGGCTTTACTGAGTATCAGGCAAGCAGACCCCAGTTTGGTTTGTTAACAgtctgaaatattattttaaactgtACAGGTCGGCACTGATAAGGGATTAGTAAACCGTGTATTTAAATATCCTGATCTCAGATGCATTTGCCTATCCCCACAATTAAAAGTTGTGAAAACAGGCAGCAATTACATAGGAACACACAAAGGGCAAGAATAAAAAGCCAGCACCCCATCTTTGACACTGCTGCCCAGATTACAGGTTAATTCAGGATTGTCAATGGAAGTTTGTACTTGTTTTTCAGAAGGGGCTGGTGCCTctcattgtttattttctgtcttggtccatttgggctgctatcACAAAATACTGCAGCCTGGCTATCTTataaacaatagacatttatttctcacagttctggaggctgggagtgcAAATCAGGGCACCAACATGGTGGATGAGAGCCTCTTTGGGTCTCATAGCCTGCACCTCTTTGCTGTGTTCTCACGTGGTGGAAGGGATCTCTTTCAAGCCTTTTTTAAAGCACCCATCTCATTCAAGAGTGTTGAAGAATTGGCACTTTTGAACCgtgatgttgaagactcttgagagtcccttggactacagggagctccaaccagtcaatactaaaggaaatcaatcctgaatattcactggaaggactgatgctgaaactgaagctccaatactttggccacctgattcgaataattgactcattagaaaagaccctgatgctgagaaagattgaaggcaggagaagggaatgacagacgatgagatggttggatggcatcacctactcaatggacatgagtttgagcaaactctggtagttggtgaaggacagggaggcctggcagctgcagtccatgaggctgaaaagagtcagacgtgactaagtgactgaacaacaacaacatctcaTTCAAGAAGGTTCTCCCTTCATGACTTTGGGACCCCTACCAAAGATCTCCCCTCTTAACACCATCAtattgggggttaggatttcaacatgagTTTTGCaggaaacacaaacattcaggCCACAGCAccttctgttttcagtttctctCTTCACTACCTTTGACTCCGCTAGACTGAAAAGATACCCTGGCAGATCTGCTTCATTTCTGTTCTGTCCATTCATGGACATGGGGTTGATGAACTGCTCTATGGGGTTCCTGaggcaagaaacaaaaaaaagaaatattagaggGGCAAATTACGGTTCACCGTAAGGACAAGGAACGTGTATCGCACAGTGACCAACAGTTCAGGCTCAGGTAGGAAGGCCTGTTTGGAATCCCAGCTTGACCACACTTATAAACTTTGTGACCTAAGtgagtcacttcacctctctgggcctgagttctctcatctgtaaaacaagattATTACATTGGCTTGTTGTAGTGATTAAATTGTTACTACTGAGAGGTGTATAGCATAGCATTAAGGCCTAAGGATCTAATGAatgattaattaataataatagcttaaGGTCAGAAAAATAGTTACCTAGTAatggattcggagaaggcaatggcaccccactccagtactcttgcctggaaaatctcatggacggaggaccctggtaggctacagtccatggggtcgcaaagagttagacatgactgagtgacttcactttcactttcatgcattggagaaggaaatggcaacccagtccagtattcttgcctggagaactctagggacagaggagcctggtgggctgccatctatggggttgcacagagtccgatgcgactgaagcgacttagcagcagcagcagtaatggattggatgggggcttccctggtggtgctagtggtaaagaacccacctgccaatgcaggagacaccggagacaagggttcaatttctgggtcaggaagattccctggaggagggtatggcaacccactccagtattcttgcctggagaaacccatggacagaggagcccggtgggctacagttcatgggattgcagagtcagatacaactgaagcgatttggcACGCTTGCACAGTGGACTGAATGACCTTGAAATGTAGTGAGGATTGTGTCACTGGAAGGATTCAAGTAAAGGAAAGGCTGCTACCTCTTTGGTTTGGAAGAAGGAGTTCCACATCCATTAGGAGGCCAGCTGAGATGAATTCTGTGATCACAGCTCTAAATGAGGGAAAGACTGGCGGCCATAAGGGCAGGCATCTGGTTCCCGGCACAGAACCGGATATGTACAACCAACCCGCCTACAGGACCCCACTTGGCCCCTTGAGGCTATTTTCACTCCTCTACTCTTACAGATCTATTTTGTTAATCTCCTTATAGTTGCTGTTTTGACTTCCCAGCCAGCTTGCTAATCAGTTTGCCTATTTGACTCACAGGGTTTGCGTTTGTCACTGAGACTTAAACACACacttgttttgatttctttttgtaaaattagAAGCGTTTGATGTAATGACTCTACCTAGACACAGCTGGTAAAGTGAGAATAATGCTCAAGTTTGCACAGTGTAAACACAATGTCGACAATAATTAGAAATGCTATCTTTAGATGTTTAGGATAAGCTTTTTCTCAGAATTGCAGTGCATTTTTTTCCAAGTGGGGCTTTTCAGTGCATGTATATACAGAAATACTAAAAACGTAAGAAAATAGAGCAAATCAGTGAGAGCTTTGGTCAACTTGAAAGATGGCAGGAAATAAACCAACTGATTTTAGATCTGGCGTTTTTGGCTGATTGCATAAAATCTTTACATTCTCCATATTTTTCACAACTAGCATATGATCTAATAATTTTAGGTGACAGATTGCAAGTGATAAGCTGCTACAGTTTGCTAGAAACTATGCTCAGCCCAGGCTTGGCCTTCAGcaagggtgggtgggggggatAATGTAAGTAATAAAGATAATCAATCACCTACATTgggaaaattacattttaatttcaggttacaaaaaatatatagttatgATACACGATGATGGTAGAATCCAATAAAACAAGGTCTACACCTGAATAGAAGTTACTTCTTTCTTTAAATCAAAGTACAAAACAGCAGCTGGTGTGCTTTTTTAAgtctattgttttaaatttaataggCTATCACTGGCCTTCGCTATGATCCCAAAATATATTCCTGGGCTCATATAGATTTCAGA
It encodes the following:
- the SOD3 gene encoding extracellular superoxide dismutase [Cu-Zn] isoform X1, translating into MGHFREHIASARSSGSKPYAASLRGCRKRVAGDEGAEMLRRRRSGRATRASLRCSTLAMLALLCASVVLVAYASADQIQQQMGSNTEEQIRDTHAKVTEIWQEMMQRQAAAIDPDAALHAVCRVLPSATLEAEQPRVSGLVLFRQLRPGALLEAFFHLEGFPNEPNGTSRAIHVHQFGDLSQGCDSTGPHYNPMSVPHPQHPGDFGNFAVRDGQVWKYRSGLAASLTGPHSIAGRAVVVHAGEDDMGRGGNQASLENGNAGRRLACCVVGLCGPGPWARQTQEHAERKKRRRESECKAV
- the SOD3 gene encoding extracellular superoxide dismutase [Cu-Zn] isoform X2, translating into MLALLCASVVLVAYASADQIQQQMGSNTEEQIRDTHAKVTEIWQEMMQRQAAAIDPDAALHAVCRVLPSATLEAEQPRVSGLVLFRQLRPGALLEAFFHLEGFPNEPNGTSRAIHVHQFGDLSQGCDSTGPHYNPMSVPHPQHPGDFGNFAVRDGQVWKYRSGLAASLTGPHSIAGRAVVVHAGEDDMGRGGNQASLENGNAGRRLACCVVGLCGPGPWARQTQEHAERKKRRRESECKAV